The following DNA comes from Candidatus Manganitrophaceae bacterium.
GTTCGAAAGAAATATAAAGAGTTCGAGTCCGATTACACCGGCGTCGATCCGCATGTCTTGATCTATCAAGTGCCGGGGGGGATGATCTCCAACATGGCGCTGCAGCTCTCCGAGCAGAAGGCGCTCCACCGGATGAACGAGGTGCTGCAGGAGGTCCCGAAGGTCCGTGAAGATTTCGGTTTTCCCCCGTTGGTCACGCCGACCAGCCAGATCGTCGGAACCCAGGCGACCCTGAATGTCTTGACCGGCGAGCGCTACAAGGTGATTACCACCGAGACCAAAAACTATCTCAAGGGGCTTTACGGAAAGCCGTCGGGGGTGGTCAACGAGCAGGTCCGGAAGCGGGCGATCGGGGAGGAAGAGGTGGTCACCGGCCGGCCGGCCGACCTGATTGAGCCGGAGCTCGACCGCGCCCGAACCGAAATGAAGGGGGTCTCGCAGGAGATTGAGGACCTGATTACCTATACCCTCTTTCCTAAAGTGGCACTTGACTTTTTTGCAAAGAAGACCGATCTTATGAGTAAGGCCGAGACCCCAAGTAAAGAGAAGCCCCTCGCCGCCGTGCCAGCCCCCTCCCCTTTACTGGCCCCCAGCGAGTACAACGTCAAGGTGCACGGAGAAACTTTCCATGTGAAGGTCGGAGGAATGGGACATCCTGCGGAAGGGGGGCGACCGTACTTCATCTACATCGACGGACAGCTGGAAGAGGTGATGGTCGAGTCGCTCTTGGAGGTCGTCCCGAGCGCCGAGGGGCGGATTGACGCGAAGGCGGGGGGACGCTCGACCCGTCCGAAGGCGGCGCATGAGGGGGATGTGACGACCCCGATGCCGGGGGCGGTCGTCGGGATTAAGGTGAAGGTCGGCGATCGGGTGAAGGCGGGCCAGACCGTTTTGATCGTAGAAGCGATGAAGATGCAGAGTGAAGTTCATACTCCGATCGCAGGGGAGGTCAAAGCAATCTATGTCTCCGAGGGAGACCGCGTCAACCCCGATGAGGTGTTGGTCGAAATTCGGGGAGAAGGAGAAATCACGGCGTGAACCATATCATTCAGCAGATTTCGATCATGGCGCTGCCGCTTCTCTTTGCCATTACCCTGCATGAGGCGGCGCATGCATGGGTGGCCGATAAGAAAGGGGATGCCACCGCCCGGATGCTGGGACGGATTACGCTCAATCCCTGGATCCACACCGACCTTTTCGGGACGATCATCATCCCGATGCTTCTTTTTGTGACGACCGGTTTTATCTTCGGCTATGCCAAGCCGGTGCCGGTCAATGCCCTCAATCTCCGCCGGCCGAAACAAGACATGGCCTGGGTGGCGGTCGCCGGCCCGGGGATGAACCTGCTTCTCGCCATTGTCAGCGGCATCCTCTATCGGGCGATCCTCCTCCTCTATCCTCAGCTACATACGTTGGCAGGTGGAAATTTCTCCGGCTCGGACGGGTTGATCTCTTCGATTTTGGTTCCGCTGCTTTTAATGCTCCGATTTTCGGTCGATATTAATATCTTGTTGATGGTCTTTAATCTGATTCCCATCCCTCCGCTCGACGGCGGACGGGTCTTGGTCGGCATCTTGCCGGATCGACAATCGCGACTGATCGGCCGGATGGAGCCTTATGGAATGTTCTTTTTGATGGTTCTGGTTTTCTTCGATCCGTTCGGAATGATGCGGCGCTTTGTTTGGCCGCTCGTCTCTATCTTTTCAGGATATATCTTCGGCGAGTGGGTCGTTTAAAAAAAAGAAGCGGGCCGAATGGCCCGCTTCGCTGCCTTCTTGATTCCCTGTCTCTCCTGCTTTTATAGATCTGCCGCTGAGATTAAAAAACCCGGGTCAGCAATAGCCAGATCAAAATGAGACTAAAGGGAACTCCTAAAAGCCACGCGACAAAGTATCTCATTGTCTCTCCTTTCGATGATCAAGCGCTTCTTTGGAGCCGGTCCTCTTTCTGTGTCGGAGGGGAAGGTCTTTTCGAGAAAACCTCCGCCGAGGCCGACTCCGTTTCCTTGCGCCGGAGCGCAAAGAAATTTTCTTTGACGACGGAATCGAGCAAGACATCCAACATATCCGATTCCTTCGCCTGCTGCACTGCACGATAGGTGATCATCTCGCCTTGTTGCAAGATCACATTGTCCAACGGATCGAGGATGGTTCGGGCGACCCTGCGGCCGACCGCCTCCTTGATCCGATAATGCAATCTCCGCTCGTGAAGCCAAGCAAAATAGGCCTCTGTCTTGAGCCGGATTCTTTCCAACTCCTCCGAGAGGGCCCCCTGGAAACGGGAGGCGTTTCTTCGGCCCCGCTCGAATCCCGATTGGCTCCGGATCCGGAGCTGTTCAATCTGCTCCTGGGCCGATTTTCCCCAGGAGTCCTTTTTCTCCCGAGCCGTGGTGCCCCACAAACCCGATCTCCCCCGGGCCCGCTCGAGAGACTCGGCGCCGGCCTCTTTTATATTTTGATAAGTGGCGGCCAGCCCCCCTTTTTGTGTGGAAACGGCTCCGAGTCCTTCTTCCGAGATGACGACGGCATGTCGGCCGATCTGCTTAATATGGCCGTAGTCGAGATATTTTTTGCCCTCAGCCGTGTCTTGAAAGAGACCCTGGGTGATATCGACGCCGAGCACCTCGCCGGTCTGCGCGTCGATCTCCAGATCATAAACCGTCCCTAAATCGTGTCCTTTCTCGGACATCACCTTTTTGCCGGTCAGATTAAAGCTTTCCTTTAAGAACTGGGGATCGAACGGCTCCGATGTTCCGATCGGCCGTCCTCTTTTTAGAACGATCGCATCCGGACCGATGTTTTCGACGTTTTCAAAGGGGATGATCTGCGGCTTTCGGAGAAGCCCCCCTTCCTTCAGAACCAGGCCGATCACCTTTCGTTGGCTCGGATCGAGGATCAGATTTTTGACTTCACCGATCTTCTCGCCCCGGTCCAAGGAGTAGATCGGCCTTCCAATCAGCGCTCTTCCAGAAAT
Coding sequences within:
- the oadA gene encoding sodium-extruding oxaloacetate decarboxylase subunit alpha; the protein is MPPTAKPKPIRIMDTTLRDGHQSLIATRLRTEDMLPIAPKIDQVGYASVEMWGGATFDAAIRYLREDPWERVRQLKKLMPRTPFQMLLRGQNLVGYRHYADDVVERFVERAIANGINILRIFDALNDLRNLKAAVKATLKYGGKVEGTLCYTLSPVHNNDLFVEMSKRLEDMGSDAICIKDMAGLLSPYAAYDLITKMKRAVSVPIHLHSHDTSAMALSTYLKAMEAGVDIIDTAISSMASGTSHPPVETIVNVLRGTEYDPGFDLVILAEIADYFKVVRKKYKEFESDYTGVDPHVLIYQVPGGMISNMALQLSEQKALHRMNEVLQEVPKVREDFGFPPLVTPTSQIVGTQATLNVLTGERYKVITTETKNYLKGLYGKPSGVVNEQVRKRAIGEEEVVTGRPADLIEPELDRARTEMKGVSQEIEDLITYTLFPKVALDFFAKKTDLMSKAETPSKEKPLAAVPAPSPLLAPSEYNVKVHGETFHVKVGGMGHPAEGGRPYFIYIDGQLEEVMVESLLEVVPSAEGRIDAKAGGRSTRPKAAHEGDVTTPMPGAVVGIKVKVGDRVKAGQTVLIVEAMKMQSEVHTPIAGEVKAIYVSEGDRVNPDEVLVEIRGEGEITA
- a CDS encoding site-2 protease family protein — protein: MALPLLFAITLHEAAHAWVADKKGDATARMLGRITLNPWIHTDLFGTIIIPMLLFVTTGFIFGYAKPVPVNALNLRRPKQDMAWVAVAGPGMNLLLAIVSGILYRAILLLYPQLHTLAGGNFSGSDGLISSILVPLLLMLRFSVDINILLMVFNLIPIPPLDGGRVLVGILPDRQSRLIGRMEPYGMFFLMVLVFFDPFGMMRRFVWPLVSIFSGYIFGEWVV
- a CDS encoding PRC-barrel domain-containing protein is translated as MISGRALIGRPIYSLDRGEKIGEVKNLILDPSQRKVIGLVLKEGGLLRKPQIIPFENVENIGPDAIVLKRGRPIGTSEPFDPQFLKESFNLTGKKVMSEKGHDLGTVYDLEIDAQTGEVLGVDITQGLFQDTAEGKKYLDYGHIKQIGRHAVVISEEGLGAVSTQKGGLAATYQNIKEAGAESLERARGRSGLWGTTAREKKDSWGKSAQEQIEQLRIRSQSGFERGRRNASRFQGALSEELERIRLKTEAYFAWLHERRLHYRIKEAVGRRVARTILDPLDNVILQQGEMITYRAVQQAKESDMLDVLLDSVVKENFFALRRKETESASAEVFSKRPSPPTQKEDRLQRSA